The following proteins come from a genomic window of Chanos chanos chromosome 15, fChaCha1.1, whole genome shotgun sequence:
- the smad9 gene encoding mothers against decapentaplegic homolog 9 isoform X2, with protein MMHPTTSITSLFSFTSPAVKRLLGWKQGDEEEKWAEKAVDSLVKKLKKKKGAMEELEKALSCPGQPSKCVTIPRSLDGRLQVSHRKGLPHVIYCRVWRWPDLQSHHELKALDCCEFPFGSKQKDICINPYHYRRVETPVLPPVLVPRHSEFNPQHSLLAKFRNASLHNEPLMPQNATYPESFPPMPGSSFSSSPSSTLAQSPNTVSYPNSPSSATEPGSPYQMTETPPPPYSMMETSPPEDVKPGETSNQNKLIFSAPHRDLQPVCYEEPEYWCSVAYYELNNRVGETFHASARSILVDGFTDPSNNKNRFCLGLLSNVNRNSTIEHTRRHIGKGVHLYYVGGEVYAECLSDSSIFVQSRNCNYQHGFHVTTVCKIPSGCSLKIFNNQLFAQLLAQSVNHGFEVVYELTKMCTIRMSFVKGWGAEYHRQDVTSTPCWIEVHLHGPLQWLDKVLTQMGSPHNPISSVS; from the exons ATGATGCACCCCACCACCTCCAtcacctctctcttctccttcaccaGCCCGGCGGTGAAGAGGTTGCTGGGTTGGAAGCAGGGTGACGAGGAAGAGAAATGGGCAGAGAAGGCGGTCGATTCCCTGGtaaagaaactgaagaaaaagaaaggtgcCATGGAGGAACTGGAGAAGGCGCTGAGCTGCCCCGGACAGCCCAGCAAATGCGTCACCATCCCGAGGTCGCTGGACGGGAGGCTTCAGGTGTCTCACCGTAAAGGCCTGCCTCACGTCATTTACTGCCGCGTTTGGCGTTGGCCTGACCTTCAGTCTCACCACGAGCTGAAAGCCCTGGACTGCTGCGAGTTTCCCTTTGGCTCCAAGCAGAAGGACATATGTATCAACCCCTACCATTATCGCCGTGTGGAAACCCCAG tcTTGCCCCCCGTGCTGGTGCCACGTCACAGTGAGTTCAATCCTCAGCACAGCTTGCTGGCAAAGTTCCGGAACGCGTCCCTTCACAACGAGCCACTAATGCCTCAGAATGCCACCTATCCAGAGTCCTTCCCTCCCATGCCTGGGAGCTCTTTCTCGTCGTCTCCTTCGAGCACTCTCGCGCAGTCACCTAACACAGTCAGTTACCCCAACTCTCCCAGCAGTGCTACTGAACCAGGAAGCCCCTATCAAATGACAG AGACTCCGCCTCCACCGTACAGCATGATGGAAACGTCGCCGCCAGAGGACGTGAAGCCAGGGGAGACCTCAAACCAGAATAAACTGATTTTCTCTGCCCCCCACAGAG ATCTTCAGCCTGTTTGTTATGAAGAACCAGAGTATTGGTGCTCCGTGGCCTATTACGAGCTGAACAACAGAGTGGGCGAAACATTCCACGCTTCCGCTCGCAGCATCCTCGTGGACGGTTTTACGGATCCGTCCAACAACAAGAACCGCTTCTGCCTCGGCCTCCTGTCCAACGTCAACCGCAACTCTACGATAGagcacacgcgcagacacatcGGCAAAG GTGTACATCTGTACTACGTCGGTGGTGAGGTCTATGCGGAATGCCTGAGTGACAGCAGTATTTTTGTCCAGAGTCGTAATTGTAACTACCAGCACGGCTTCCATGTCACCACGGTCTGCAAGATCCCAAGCGGGTGCAGCCTGAAAATCTTTAACAACCAGTTGTTTGCCCAGCTCCTGGCCCAGTCCGTGAACCACGGCTTCGAGGTGGTCTACGAGCTCACCAAGATGTGTACCATCAGGATGAGCTTCGTGAAG GGCTGGGGAGCTGAGTATCATCGTCAGGATGTGACTAGCACACCCTGCTGGATAGAGGTTCATCTCCACGGGCCACTGCAGTGGCTGGACAAAGTTCTGACCCAAATGGGTTCTCCACATAACCCCATCTCCTCAGTGTCGTAA
- the smad9 gene encoding mothers against decapentaplegic homolog 9 isoform X1 produces MMHPTTSITSLFSFTSPAVKRLLGWKQGDEEEKWAEKAVDSLVKKLKKKKGAMEELEKALSCPGQPSKCVTIPRSLDGRLQVSHRKGLPHVIYCRVWRWPDLQSHHELKALDCCEFPFGSKQKDICINPYHYRRVETPVLPPVLVPRHSEFNPQHSLLAKFRNASLHNEPLMPQNATYPESFPPMPGSSFSSSPSSTLAQSPNTVSYPNSPSSATEPGSPYQMTAETPPPPYSMMETSPPEDVKPGETSNQNKLIFSAPHRDLQPVCYEEPEYWCSVAYYELNNRVGETFHASARSILVDGFTDPSNNKNRFCLGLLSNVNRNSTIEHTRRHIGKGVHLYYVGGEVYAECLSDSSIFVQSRNCNYQHGFHVTTVCKIPSGCSLKIFNNQLFAQLLAQSVNHGFEVVYELTKMCTIRMSFVKGWGAEYHRQDVTSTPCWIEVHLHGPLQWLDKVLTQMGSPHNPISSVS; encoded by the exons ATGATGCACCCCACCACCTCCAtcacctctctcttctccttcaccaGCCCGGCGGTGAAGAGGTTGCTGGGTTGGAAGCAGGGTGACGAGGAAGAGAAATGGGCAGAGAAGGCGGTCGATTCCCTGGtaaagaaactgaagaaaaagaaaggtgcCATGGAGGAACTGGAGAAGGCGCTGAGCTGCCCCGGACAGCCCAGCAAATGCGTCACCATCCCGAGGTCGCTGGACGGGAGGCTTCAGGTGTCTCACCGTAAAGGCCTGCCTCACGTCATTTACTGCCGCGTTTGGCGTTGGCCTGACCTTCAGTCTCACCACGAGCTGAAAGCCCTGGACTGCTGCGAGTTTCCCTTTGGCTCCAAGCAGAAGGACATATGTATCAACCCCTACCATTATCGCCGTGTGGAAACCCCAG tcTTGCCCCCCGTGCTGGTGCCACGTCACAGTGAGTTCAATCCTCAGCACAGCTTGCTGGCAAAGTTCCGGAACGCGTCCCTTCACAACGAGCCACTAATGCCTCAGAATGCCACCTATCCAGAGTCCTTCCCTCCCATGCCTGGGAGCTCTTTCTCGTCGTCTCCTTCGAGCACTCTCGCGCAGTCACCTAACACAGTCAGTTACCCCAACTCTCCCAGCAGTGCTACTGAACCAGGAAGCCCCTATCAAATGACAG CAGAGACTCCGCCTCCACCGTACAGCATGATGGAAACGTCGCCGCCAGAGGACGTGAAGCCAGGGGAGACCTCAAACCAGAATAAACTGATTTTCTCTGCCCCCCACAGAG ATCTTCAGCCTGTTTGTTATGAAGAACCAGAGTATTGGTGCTCCGTGGCCTATTACGAGCTGAACAACAGAGTGGGCGAAACATTCCACGCTTCCGCTCGCAGCATCCTCGTGGACGGTTTTACGGATCCGTCCAACAACAAGAACCGCTTCTGCCTCGGCCTCCTGTCCAACGTCAACCGCAACTCTACGATAGagcacacgcgcagacacatcGGCAAAG GTGTACATCTGTACTACGTCGGTGGTGAGGTCTATGCGGAATGCCTGAGTGACAGCAGTATTTTTGTCCAGAGTCGTAATTGTAACTACCAGCACGGCTTCCATGTCACCACGGTCTGCAAGATCCCAAGCGGGTGCAGCCTGAAAATCTTTAACAACCAGTTGTTTGCCCAGCTCCTGGCCCAGTCCGTGAACCACGGCTTCGAGGTGGTCTACGAGCTCACCAAGATGTGTACCATCAGGATGAGCTTCGTGAAG GGCTGGGGAGCTGAGTATCATCGTCAGGATGTGACTAGCACACCCTGCTGGATAGAGGTTCATCTCCACGGGCCACTGCAGTGGCTGGACAAAGTTCTGACCCAAATGGGTTCTCCACATAACCCCATCTCCTCAGTGTCGTAA
- the rfxap gene encoding regulatory factor X-associated protein, translating to MSEDDNAASAANNKDSTVSILLSKDGQSYFVDNSGVVGSRDEATAQDQDNNNNNSFSYDMDDPGEESDVQDAGDPRDSTASPEELNEEETSGDNENVPKKCTYEGCKETTTQVAKQRKPWMCKKHRNKMYKDKYKKKKSDQAMSSGKLDESSEERPVSVTKQRLGTMGDRPARPSLIEQVLNQKRLSLLRSPEVISFLQQQQKLLSSQARAQTQQNF from the exons ATGAGTGAGGATGACAATGCGGCTTCGGCTGCGAATAACAAAGACTCTACCGTTTCAATTTTGCTTAGTAAGGACGGGCAAAGCTATTTTGTTGACAACAGCGGCGTGGTAGGAAGCAGAGATGAGGCAACCGCGCAGGATCaggataacaacaacaacaactcgtTTTCCTACGACATGGATGATCCAGGAGAGGAGAGCGACGTTCAAGATGCCGGTGATCCCCGCGACAGCACGGCGAGTCCAGAAGAACTGAACGAGGAAGAGACGTCCGGTGACAACGAGAACGTGCCAAAGAAATGCACATACGAAGGATGCAAAGAGACCACGACGCAGGTGGCAAAACAAAGAAAGCCTTGGATGTGCAAGAAACATCGTAATAAAAtgtacaaagacaaatacaagaaaaagaaaagcgaCCAGGCAATGTCCTCCGGAAAATTAGAC GAGAGTTCAGAGGAGAGGCCCGTTTCTGTTACCAAGCAGCGACTCGGAACGATGGGAGATCGGCCAGCCAGGCCCTCTCTGATCGAACAGGTGCTGAACCAGAAGAGACTG tcTCTGCTAAGGAGTCCAGAGGTCATCAGTTTCCTGCAGCAGCAACAGAAGCTTCTGAGCTCACAGGCCCGGGCCCAGACGCAGCAGAACTTTTGA
- the sertm1 gene encoding serine-rich and transmembrane domain-containing protein 1: protein MSGMDASVDELNGTELDNGTFLKLMPTSISTAAAAASSGRPDNVYVYVSIFLSLLVFLLTLLIIALHRLKNIISSSSSYPECSSEAGSSFTNMEICSLSSQRSTVSSLSS from the coding sequence ATGTCTGGGATGGACGCGTCTGTGGACGAGCTGAACGGCACGGAGCTGGACAACGGGACATTTTTAAAGCTAATGCCGACCTCCATCTCCACGGCAGCCGCCGCGGCGTCGTCCGGACGTCCGGACAACGTTTACGTCTACGTCTCCATCTTCCTCAGCCTCCTGGTCTTCCTCCTCACGCTCCTCATCATCGCCCTCCACAGGCTGAAGAACATCATTTCATCCAGCTCCTCTTACCCGGAATGCAGCAGCGAGGCCGGCAGCTCCTTCACCAACATGGAGATCTGCAGCCTGTCCTCCCAAAGAtccactgtctcctctctgtcgtCCTGA
- the ccna1 gene encoding cyclin-A1: MSFGGRAPLASRSSQDNILVPRGIDGPRVQKVGQRVVLGVLNENEPPSRVSNAGAKCVSTVNNPTGSKKVLTCLSTSATGVYVDKPREVHSDTSLMVAEELQLLEDVENNVYSGSCMDTSMQSLSEDDQYLLLQDISFAEEYAEEIHQHLRDSEVKCRPKPGYMSKQPDITTFMRTVLVDWLVEVSEEYRLCSETIYLAVNYLDRFLSCMSVLRGKLQLVGTAAILLAAKYEEIYPPEVDEFVYITDDTYTKRQLLRMEHLLLKVLAFDMSVPTSHQFLMQYMMVESVCNKTANLALYLSELSLLDVDPFVQYVPSKVAAAAYCLANYTLNRSLWPEALYAFTGYTLAEISPCLKALHKLYLSAENRPQQAIREKYKSSKYCSVSLIKPVESLPLP; the protein is encoded by the exons ATGAGTTTCGGTGGCCGTGCTCCTCTTGCAAGTCGCAGCAGCCAAGACAACATCTTGGTCCCACGAGGGATCGATGGACCCCGTGTGCAGAAAGTTGGACAGAGGGTTGTGTTGggtgttttgaatgaaaatgaaccCCCAAGCCGGGTCTCTAATGCG GGAGCCAAATGTGTATCAACAGTGAATAATCCAACTGGGAGCAAGAAGGTTCTCACTTGCCTGTCAACTTCTGCCACTGGTGTTTATGTGGATAAACCTCGAGAGGTGCACTCGGACACCAGTTTGATGGTGGCCGAAGAGTTGCAGCTGCTTGAAGATGTTGAAAATAACGTGTACTCGG GGTCATGTATGGATACTTCAATGCAGTCTTTATCAGAGGATGACCAGTATCTTCTATTGCAAGACATCTCATTTGCTGAAGAATATGCAGAGGAAATCCATCAGCACCTACGTGACAGCGAA GTAAAATGCAGGCCCAAACCTGGCTATATGAGCAAGCAGCCTGATATCACCACCTTCATGAGAACAGTTTTAGTTGACTGGCTGGTTGAGGTCAGTGAGGAGTACAGACTTTGTTCTGAGACCATCTATCTGGCTGTGAATTACCTGGACCGGTTCCTTTCTTGCATGTCTGTTCTCAGAGGAAAACTGCAGCTGGTGGGAACTGCAGCTATCCTTCTGGCTGC GAAATATGAGGAAATCTACCCACCAGAGGTGGATGAGTTTGTTTACATCACAGATGACACCTACACAAAGAGGCAGCTTCTTCGAATGGAACATCTTCTCCTTAAAGTCCTTGCTTTTGATATGTCTGTGCCTACAAGTCACCAGTTCTTGATGCAGTACATGATGGTAGAGTCTGTCTGCAACAAGACTGCAAACCTTGCTTTG TATCTTTCAGAATTGAGTTTGCTTGATGTGGACCCTTTCGTGCAGTATGTACCATCCAAGGTGGCTGCAGCAGCTTACTGCCTTGCAAATTACACCCTGAACAGATCTCTGTGG CCTGAGGCCTTGTATGCCTTCACTGGTTACACGCTGGCTGAAATTAGTCCTTGCCTGAAGGCGCTCCATAAACTGTACCTAAGTGCTGAGAATCGCCCCCAGCAGGCCATCAGGGAAAAATACAAGAGCTCAAA GTACTGCAGCGTGTCCCTGATTAAACCAGTGGAATCCCTGCCTTTACCTTGA
- the sparta gene encoding spartin a translates to MESTEPAELHIIKDHYEKAFECLNTGLAEDEAGNKAQALILYRLGRRHILQGLEVPTHGEWCVGVSWDAARQMQMKMNETLSNITTRLAILETTPDPATAGVPTQRLYPTVPRIQDPGQMTPSGIHFSDNCLIGASSGGVPPFPVAPVMAMDVPSELPPAYTPQAIDGHVSLSSGKEQGLQVQSTPDLSAPNLGFLPEIVGVDEEEIFFLPHGVQVFFVAADGQVSAPSFPGYLRIILLSPRQTESTNHRIPSAYLQVCNWLCPLFPDSPVLLSNTGVFTFPNTMAATPGSYVGIVLSAGLPESDRSLFQEYLSALTDLRVQAAESENINLCEKVPVGPPQEEASTTPATGQLDEEGKTLPVWSEKLSHGILAGASWLGQGLAKGAEATGKAIHRGASKLRDHITPDETPAEVSPKVAKSLHVARQATGGAVKVSQFLVDGVSMVAGYVGRGLAPHVKKHGSKLVPESLKKNKDGQSNLDGVKEVAVSSIQGLSTVWSSLETAAKSICKSVGSETVTTVKHKFRGLENI, encoded by the exons ATGGAGTCGACAGAGCCAGCTGAACTCCACATCATTAAGGATCATTATGAGAAAGCCTTTGAATGCCTCAACACAGGACTGGCCGAGGACGAAGCAGGTAACAAGGCGCAGGCTTTGATACTATACAGACTGGGCAGACGACATATTCTCCAGGGGTTGGAGGTTCCCACCCACGGCGAATGGTGCGTCGGCGTGAGTTGGGACGCAGCCCGACAGATGCAAATGAAGATGAATGAGACACTGAGCAACATCACCACCCGCCTGGCGATCCTGGAGACGACTCCCGACCCGGCAACCGCGGGCGTCCCCACCCAACGACTCTACCCAACTGTGCCTCGCATTCAAGACCCAGGACAAATGACTCCCTCCGGAATACACTTCTCGGATAATTGTCTCATTGGGGCCTCTTCAGGTGGTGTACCGCCTTTTCCCGTTGCTCCTGTCATGGCTATGGATGTACCCAGTGAGCTGCCACCGGCTTACACCCCACAGGCCATAGACGGGCATGTTTCCCTTTCCAGTGGGAAGGAGCAGGGACTTCAGGTACAGTCAACACCAGACCTGAGCGCTCCAAACCTGGGTTTCCTCCCAGAGATTGTTGGAGTGGACGAGGAGGAAATCTTCTTCCTGCCCCATGGGGTGCAGGTGTTCTTTGTTGCTGCAGATGGGCAGGTCAGCGCCCCCTCCTTTCCCGGATACCTACGCATCATCTTGTTGTCCCCCCGTCAAACTGAAAGCACCAATCATCGCATCCCCTCTGCGTACCTTCAG GTATGTAATTGGCTCTGCCCACTTTTCCCAGACTCACCTGTCTTGCTCAGTAACACAGGTGTGTTCACGTTTCCCAACACCATGGCAGCAACACCGGGATCGTACGTCGGAATTGTGCTGTCTGCAGGATTGCCCGAATCCGACAGAAGTCTCTTTCAGGAATACCTCTCCGCATTAACAGATCTCCGGGTACAG GCCGCAGAGTCAGAGAACATCAACCTGTGTGAGAAGGTCCCTGTGGGTCCGCCGCAGGAGGAGGCATCTACCACTCCCGCCACAGGGCAGCTGGACGAGGAGGGGAAAACGCTGCCCGTGTGGAGTGAGAAACTATCCCATGGGATCCTGGCAG GGGCTTCGTGGCTGGGCCAAGGGCTTGCAAAGGGGGCAGAGGCCACAGGCAAAGCAATCCACAGAGGAGCCTCCAAACTGCGAGACCACATCACTCCTGATGAAACACCAGCTGAGGTCAGCCCCAAAGTAGCCAAGAGTCTGCACGTCGCCAGACAGGCCACAGGGGGCGCTGTCAAAGTCAGCCAGTTTCTAG TCGACGGGGTCTCCATGGTGGCTGGCTATGTTGGGAGGGGCCTAGCGCCACACGTGAAGAAACACGGGAGCAAACTCGTCCCAGAGTCCTTAAAGAAGAACAAGGATGGGCAGTCCAACCTGGATGGAGTCAAAGAGGTGGCTGTTAGTAGTATACAAG GTCTCTCCACTGTGTGGTCAAGTTTGGAAACAGCAGCAAAGAGCATATGCAAAAGTGTTGGTTCTGAGACGGTGACTACAGTCAAACAcaa ATTTAGGGGTCTAGAAAACATCTAG